From Choristoneura fumiferana chromosome 7, NRCan_CFum_1, whole genome shotgun sequence, the proteins below share one genomic window:
- the LOC141429406 gene encoding solute carrier family 22 member 1-like isoform X1 — protein sequence MSINLLEKIDLDDVLAKFSIRGRYHVVNGLWLILGLAFNTLCYCSYVFIAEEIKYSFTYSCANDTLSLRYINKTLNWTYQVQNITSSTCSDPNPCQQWIYENPHSFVAEFQLACQEWKRTLVGPAHIFGYSVGVTLIGSFTDRFGRKPLAVITGITGAVCGLAKSFATYYWIYIAFEFLEASLGDPYLPLYTLGLEMVATKSRATYMTTCSLGLVIGGMSFPLIKWLVPYWRTCLRVMYTPGLLFILLIYLIDESPRWLLTKGKINIAVQNIENAAKIDKLEIEENLNMISYEQDVSANFTTVIADTFRSRSLLKRFFVCVVWWYTCIFVSHGLTITSVLLEGNKYVNFALVFLMRLPSSILAACVLNKFNRKGPLMSCFIACGLMCITHPFIPKDVLWLVITMFMTSKLMTGLSFTILYIFTSELFPTYTRNSMQALCSALGRVGGIIATQMPLLRAYWTGLPIVLFGVTSLVAAFATLLVPDTGKACLPDTVRQAESLDATESRTSQKKYNDSSCSRKNRTDFNE from the exons ATGTCAATAAATTTGTTGGAAAAAATAGATTTAGATGATGTTTTGGCCAAGTTTAGTATCCGTGGTCGCTACCATGTTGTCAACGGTCTGTGGCTGATCTTAGGATTGGCGTTTAACACCTTGTGCTATTGCAGTTATGTATTTATTGCcgaggaaattaaatacag TTTTACCTACAGCTGTGCAAACGACACGTTATCTCTGAGATATATCAACAAGACGCTTAACTGGACCTATCAGGTCCAAAATATAACCTCCTCAACATGCAGTGATCCAAATCCATGTCAACAATGGATTTACGAAAACCCCCATAGTTTTGTGGCCGAG TTTCAGTTAGCATGTCAGGAGTGGAAGAGGACTTTGGTGGGACCTGCGCATATTTTTGGATATAGTGTAGGTGTTACACTTATTGGATCTTTTACTGACAG GTTCGGGAGAAAACCTCTAGCTGTCATAACTGGGATAACGGGTGCAGTATGCGGACTTGCGAAGAGTTTCGCAACCTATTACTGGATTTACATAGCGTTTGAGTTCTTGGAAGCTTCACTTGGTGACCCTTATTTACCGTTGTACACCCTAG GTCTCGAAATGGTGGCAACCAAGTCCCGAGCAACATATATGACTACGTGCAGCTTGGGGTTGGTCATAGGTGGCATGTCATTTCCTTTGATAAAATGGTTGGTCCCATATTGGAGAACCTGTTTGAGAGTGATGTATACACCTGGGTTGCTCTTCATACTCTTAATTTACTTGATCGATGAAAGTCCAAGATGGCTGCTCACCAAAGGAAAAATCAACATAGCAGTACAGAACATAGAAAATGCTGCAAAAATAGACAAACTTGAAATAGAAGAAAACCTTAACATGATCTCGTATGAACAAGATGTAAGCGCTAATTTTACGACAGTAATAGCAGATACTTTCAGATCAAGATCTCTTTTGAAAAGGTTTTTTGTGTGCGTTGTTTGGTGGTatacttgtatttttgtaagtCACGGATTGACAATTACTTCTGTGTTACTAGAAGGCAATAAATACGTCAATTTTGCACTCGTATTTCTCATGAGGCTACCGAGCAGTATTCTCGCAGCATGTGTTTTGAATAAGTTCAACAGAAAAGGACCTCTGATGTCGTGCTTTATAGCATGCGGGTTGATGTGTATCACTCACCCGTTCATACCTAAGG ATGTTCTCTGGCTTGTTATCACAATGTTCATGACCAGCAAGCTAATGACAGGTTTATCCTTCACCATCCTCTACATCTTCACTTCTGAGCTGTTCCCCACTTATACCAGGAACTCTATGCAAGCGCTCTGTTCGGCTTTGGGGCGGGTTGGGGGAATAATTGCCACACAGATGCCTTTGCTG CGTGCGTATTGGACGGGGTTACCTATAGTGCTGTTTGGTGTGACGTCGCTTGTGGCAGCTTTTGCGACGCTGCTCGTGCCAGACACGGGTAAAGCTTGCCTGCCAGACACGGTGCGCCAAGCGGAGTCCTTAGATGCTACGGAATCCAGGACAAGCCAGAAAAAATATAACGACAGTAGTTGTTCAAGAAAAAATCGCactgattttaatgaatga
- the LOC141429606 gene encoding organic cation transporter protein-like isoform X1: MSESLLNGINLDKVLDRFNIFGRYHAISAVCITLSFIYNAIKVTNYIFVAEDIRYSSVLRCADINDTRGVAKESWNVSKVDDTTTLCGVAETCTQWIYDNPDSFVAEFQLACQDWKRTLVGTVHNFGYMIGLIIIGPLSDKFGRKPLAILAGVTSGVCGLAKSFASTYWIYIVFEFLEAAFGEIHSPLFMLAIEMVSTKSRVKYTMICTLGFPIGGVLFPLIYWLISYWRTFLRVLYASGLLFILAFFFLDESPRWHLTKGHIEAAVKILNKAAKINKVEIEESLEMLTYEKDDSSNFTTAITDTFKSRALLKSCLACMVWWIVAVFANYGLSINSVSLNGDKYVNYALSAAVQVPSFVITTCLMDKFNRKVVLMWSFVACGVLCVSQPFIPNNLFWLSILMYMMGKLISCMFSEVIYFFTSELFPTYTRNSMHALCSSVGRIGGIAAPLTPLLMVYWPGLPTLLFGVASLIGGLVTIIVPETGKKPLPDTVLQAEALSNTRQNDFEERQTSSRIMD; the protein is encoded by the exons ATGTCGGAGTCTCTTTTAAATGGAATTAATTTAGACAAAGTGCTGGACAGATTTAATATTTTCGGTCGTTACCACGCGATCTCCGCTGTATGTATTACTTTGTCTTTCATATACAATGCCATCAAAGTTACCAATTACATATTTGTTGCAGAAGATATCCGATATAG TTCTGTTCTCAGATGTGCTGATATCAATGACACTCGTGGAGTCGCAAAAGAATCTTGGAACGTTAGCAAGGTAGACGATACGACAACGTTATGTGGAGTCGCAGAAACGTGTACGCAATGGATTTACGACAACCCAGATAGTTTTGTTGCAGAG TTTCAGTTAGCCTGCCAAGATTGGAAGAGAACTTTAGTGGGGACCGTACACAATTTTGGATACATGATCGGCCTTATTATAATTGGACCACTTTCAGATAA ATTCGGAAGGAAACCCTTAGCTATCTTAGCTGGAGTTACGAGTGGGGTCTGTGGACTTGCAAAAAGTTTCGCCAGCACTTATTGGATTTACATAGTATTTGAGTTCTTGGAAGCAGCATTCGGTGAAATTCACTCACCGTTATTTATGCTAG CTATAGAAATGGTTTCGACCAAATCTCGAGTTAAGTATACAATGATATGTACTTTGGGATTTCCTATTGGCGGGGTTCTCTTCCCTTTAATTTACTGGTTGATTTCTTACTGGAGAACATTCTTAAGAGTATTGTATGCATCAGGACTTCTCTTCatattagcatttttttttctggacgAAAGTCCAAGGTGGCATTTAACCAAAGGACACATAGAAGCAGCggtgaaaattttaaataaagctgCTAAAATTAACAAAGTAGAAATAGAAGAGAGCTTAGAAATGCTTACCTATGAAAAAGACGACAGCTCGAATTTTACGACGGCAATAACAGACACATTCAAATCCAGAGCCTTATTGAAATCATGTTTAGCTTGCATGGTTTGGTGGATCGTTGCAGTGTTTGCGAACTATGGATTATCAATAAATTCAGTATCTTTGAATGGAGATAAATATGTGAATTATGCCCTTTCGGCTGCAGTGCAAGTTCCGAGCTTTGTAATCACGACATGTTTAATGGATAAGTTTAATAGAAAAGTGGTATTGATGTGGTCATTCGTGGCTTGCGGGGTGCTTTGTGTAAGCCAGCCGTTCATACCAAATA ATCTCTTCTGGCTTTCCATATTGATGTACATGATGGGCAAACTAATTTCCTGCATGTTCAGCGaagtcatttattttttcacttctgaACTATTTCCTACTTACACGAGGAACTCTATGCACGCGCTCTGCTCATCTGTCGGGCGGATTGGTGGTATAGCAGCACCATTAACTCCATTATTG ATGGTTTACTGGCCTGGATTGCCTACACTGTTATTTGGCGTAGCGTCTCTGATAGGAGGACTCGTGACTATTATTGTGCCTGAAACAGGCAAAAAGCCTCTACCAGACACAGTTTTACAGGCCGAAGCTTTGAGTAACACCCGACAAAATGATTTCGAAGAAAGGCAAACTTCTTCTCGTATAATGGattaa
- the LOC141429405 gene encoding solute carrier family 22 member 1-like isoform X2, producing MTKDLLDRIDLDDVLAKFSICGRYHVVTGLCLTLGIAFNTMCYCSYVFIAEEIKYSCTDDKLLLNVNKSSNWSYIRNITSARCGDPNPCNEWIYENPHSFVAEFQLACQEWKRTLVGLVHIFGYTVGVIIVGSLSDRFGRKTLAISTGLTGAVCGLVKSFASFYWIYIVFEFLQAFLGDPYSPLYMLGLEMVGTKSRVTYMTTCSLGLVIGGMLFPLIKWLVPYWRTCLIVMHAPGLLFILLIYLVDESPRWLLTKGKVNIAVKNIKNAAKLNKIEIKENLNMIAKDQDLSEKITIMAVIADTFKSRALLKRFFVCVIWWNTCIFVSHGLTVTSVLLEGNKYYLACNHNVHDQPTIDWHVFHYSLHLHF from the exons ATGACAAAGGATTTGTTGGACAGGATAGATCTGGATGATGTCTTGGCAAAGTTTAGTATCTGTGGTCGCTACCACGTCGTCACTGGTCTATGCCTTACCTTAGGAATAGCGTTTAATACTATGTGCTATTGCAGTTATGTGTTCATCGCTGAAGAGATCAAATATAG CTGTACTGACGACAAATTACTTCTGAATGTCAATAAGTCATCTAATTGGAGCTATATCCGAAATATAACCTCCGCACGGTGTGGTGATCCAAACCCATGCAATGAATGGATTTATGAAAACCCTCATAGCTTTGTGGCTGAg TTTCAGTTAGCCTGTCAAGAGTGGAAGAGGACATTAGTAGGacttgtacatatttttggatATACTGTCGGTGTCATTATTGTGGGATCACTATCTGACAG GTTTGGAAGAAAGACTCTGGCTATCTCGACTGGGTTAACGGGAGCAGTTTGCGGACTCGTAAAGAGTTTCGCGAGCTTTTACTGGATTTACATAGTGTTTGAATTCTTACAAGCTTTCCTGGGTGATCCTTACTCACCGTTATATAtgctag GTCTTGAAATGGTCGGGACTAAGTCTCGAGTCACATATATGACCACGTGCAGCCTGGGCTTGGTCATAGGCGGGATGTTATTTCCCTTGATAAAATGGCTGGTCCCATATTGGAGAACCTGTTTGATAGTGATGCATGCACCCGGGTTACTCTTCATACTTCTAATTTATTTGGTCGATGAAAGCCCGAGATGGCTGCTTACCAAAGGCAAAGTGAACATAGCggtgaaaaacataaaaaatgctgcaaagttaaacaaaatagaaataaaagaaaacctaAACATGATCGCAAAAGACCAAGACTTAAgcgaaaaaattacaataatggCAGTAATAGCCGACACTTTCAAATCGAGAGCACTTTTGAAaagattttttgtttgtgttattTGGTGGAATACGTGCATTTTTGTAAGCCACGGGTTGACGGTGACCTCAGTGTTATTGGAAGGCAACAA ATATTACCTGGCTTGTAATCACAATGTTCATGACCAGCCAACTATTGACTGGCATGTCTTTCACTATTCTCTACATCTTCACTTCTGA
- the LOC141429606 gene encoding organic cation transporter protein-like isoform X2 — protein sequence MSESLLNGINLDKVLDRFNIFGRYHAISAVCITLSFIYNAIKVTNYIFVAEDIRYSSVLRCADINDTRGVAKESWNVSKVDDTTTLCGVAETCTQWIYDNPDSFVAELACQDWKRTLVGTVHNFGYMIGLIIIGPLSDKFGRKPLAILAGVTSGVCGLAKSFASTYWIYIVFEFLEAAFGEIHSPLFMLAIEMVSTKSRVKYTMICTLGFPIGGVLFPLIYWLISYWRTFLRVLYASGLLFILAFFFLDESPRWHLTKGHIEAAVKILNKAAKINKVEIEESLEMLTYEKDDSSNFTTAITDTFKSRALLKSCLACMVWWIVAVFANYGLSINSVSLNGDKYVNYALSAAVQVPSFVITTCLMDKFNRKVVLMWSFVACGVLCVSQPFIPNNLFWLSILMYMMGKLISCMFSEVIYFFTSELFPTYTRNSMHALCSSVGRIGGIAAPLTPLLMVYWPGLPTLLFGVASLIGGLVTIIVPETGKKPLPDTVLQAEALSNTRQNDFEERQTSSRIMD from the exons ATGTCGGAGTCTCTTTTAAATGGAATTAATTTAGACAAAGTGCTGGACAGATTTAATATTTTCGGTCGTTACCACGCGATCTCCGCTGTATGTATTACTTTGTCTTTCATATACAATGCCATCAAAGTTACCAATTACATATTTGTTGCAGAAGATATCCGATATAG TTCTGTTCTCAGATGTGCTGATATCAATGACACTCGTGGAGTCGCAAAAGAATCTTGGAACGTTAGCAAGGTAGACGATACGACAACGTTATGTGGAGTCGCAGAAACGTGTACGCAATGGATTTACGACAACCCAGATAGTTTTGTTGCAGAG TTAGCCTGCCAAGATTGGAAGAGAACTTTAGTGGGGACCGTACACAATTTTGGATACATGATCGGCCTTATTATAATTGGACCACTTTCAGATAA ATTCGGAAGGAAACCCTTAGCTATCTTAGCTGGAGTTACGAGTGGGGTCTGTGGACTTGCAAAAAGTTTCGCCAGCACTTATTGGATTTACATAGTATTTGAGTTCTTGGAAGCAGCATTCGGTGAAATTCACTCACCGTTATTTATGCTAG CTATAGAAATGGTTTCGACCAAATCTCGAGTTAAGTATACAATGATATGTACTTTGGGATTTCCTATTGGCGGGGTTCTCTTCCCTTTAATTTACTGGTTGATTTCTTACTGGAGAACATTCTTAAGAGTATTGTATGCATCAGGACTTCTCTTCatattagcatttttttttctggacgAAAGTCCAAGGTGGCATTTAACCAAAGGACACATAGAAGCAGCggtgaaaattttaaataaagctgCTAAAATTAACAAAGTAGAAATAGAAGAGAGCTTAGAAATGCTTACCTATGAAAAAGACGACAGCTCGAATTTTACGACGGCAATAACAGACACATTCAAATCCAGAGCCTTATTGAAATCATGTTTAGCTTGCATGGTTTGGTGGATCGTTGCAGTGTTTGCGAACTATGGATTATCAATAAATTCAGTATCTTTGAATGGAGATAAATATGTGAATTATGCCCTTTCGGCTGCAGTGCAAGTTCCGAGCTTTGTAATCACGACATGTTTAATGGATAAGTTTAATAGAAAAGTGGTATTGATGTGGTCATTCGTGGCTTGCGGGGTGCTTTGTGTAAGCCAGCCGTTCATACCAAATA ATCTCTTCTGGCTTTCCATATTGATGTACATGATGGGCAAACTAATTTCCTGCATGTTCAGCGaagtcatttattttttcacttctgaACTATTTCCTACTTACACGAGGAACTCTATGCACGCGCTCTGCTCATCTGTCGGGCGGATTGGTGGTATAGCAGCACCATTAACTCCATTATTG ATGGTTTACTGGCCTGGATTGCCTACACTGTTATTTGGCGTAGCGTCTCTGATAGGAGGACTCGTGACTATTATTGTGCCTGAAACAGGCAAAAAGCCTCTACCAGACACAGTTTTACAGGCCGAAGCTTTGAGTAACACCCGACAAAATGATTTCGAAGAAAGGCAAACTTCTTCTCGTATAATGGattaa
- the LOC141429405 gene encoding solute carrier family 22 member 1-like isoform X1, producing the protein MTKDLLDRIDLDDVLAKFSICGRYHVVTGLCLTLGIAFNTMCYCSYVFIAEEIKYSCTDDKLLLNVNKSSNWSYIRNITSARCGDPNPCNEWIYENPHSFVAEFQLACQEWKRTLVGLVHIFGYTVGVIIVGSLSDRFGRKTLAISTGLTGAVCGLVKSFASFYWIYIVFEFLQAFLGDPYSPLYMLGLEMVGTKSRVTYMTTCSLGLVIGGMLFPLIKWLVPYWRTCLIVMHAPGLLFILLIYLVDESPRWLLTKGKVNIAVKNIKNAAKLNKIEIKENLNMIAKDQDLSEKITIMAVIADTFKSRALLKRFFVCVIWWNTCIFVSHGLTVTSVLLEGNKYVNFALVFLVRLPSSIIAQYVLNKFNRKGPLMSCFTACAVICITHPFIPKNITWLVITMFMTSQLLTGMSFTILYIFTSELFPTYTRNSMQALCSSLGRIGGLIATQLPLLRVYWTGLPIVLFGVMSLVAALATLLVPDTGKASLPDTVRQAEAIGVSEARTTQKDRDANRRLRKKRANFN; encoded by the exons ATGACAAAGGATTTGTTGGACAGGATAGATCTGGATGATGTCTTGGCAAAGTTTAGTATCTGTGGTCGCTACCACGTCGTCACTGGTCTATGCCTTACCTTAGGAATAGCGTTTAATACTATGTGCTATTGCAGTTATGTGTTCATCGCTGAAGAGATCAAATATAG CTGTACTGACGACAAATTACTTCTGAATGTCAATAAGTCATCTAATTGGAGCTATATCCGAAATATAACCTCCGCACGGTGTGGTGATCCAAACCCATGCAATGAATGGATTTATGAAAACCCTCATAGCTTTGTGGCTGAg TTTCAGTTAGCCTGTCAAGAGTGGAAGAGGACATTAGTAGGacttgtacatatttttggatATACTGTCGGTGTCATTATTGTGGGATCACTATCTGACAG GTTTGGAAGAAAGACTCTGGCTATCTCGACTGGGTTAACGGGAGCAGTTTGCGGACTCGTAAAGAGTTTCGCGAGCTTTTACTGGATTTACATAGTGTTTGAATTCTTACAAGCTTTCCTGGGTGATCCTTACTCACCGTTATATAtgctag GTCTTGAAATGGTCGGGACTAAGTCTCGAGTCACATATATGACCACGTGCAGCCTGGGCTTGGTCATAGGCGGGATGTTATTTCCCTTGATAAAATGGCTGGTCCCATATTGGAGAACCTGTTTGATAGTGATGCATGCACCCGGGTTACTCTTCATACTTCTAATTTATTTGGTCGATGAAAGCCCGAGATGGCTGCTTACCAAAGGCAAAGTGAACATAGCggtgaaaaacataaaaaatgctgcaaagttaaacaaaatagaaataaaagaaaacctaAACATGATCGCAAAAGACCAAGACTTAAgcgaaaaaattacaataatggCAGTAATAGCCGACACTTTCAAATCGAGAGCACTTTTGAAaagattttttgtttgtgttattTGGTGGAATACGTGCATTTTTGTAAGCCACGGGTTGACGGTGACCTCAGTGTTATTGGAAGGCAACAAGTATGTTAATTTTGCACTCGTATTTCTCGTGAGGTTACCAAGCAGTATTATCGCACAATATGTGTTGAACAAGTTCAACAGGAAAGGTCCTCTAATGTCGTGCTTTACAGCATGCGCTGTAATTTGTATCACTCATCCATTCATACCTAAGA ATATTACCTGGCTTGTAATCACAATGTTCATGACCAGCCAACTATTGACTGGCATGTCTTTCACTATTCTCTACATCTTCACTTCTGAGCTGTTCCCTACATATACTAGAAACTCAATGCAAGCACTTTGTTCATCCCTGGGACGAATTGGAGGTTTAATTGCAACGCAATTACCTTTGTTG CGTGTATATTGGACAGGGTTACCTATAGTGCTGTTTGGCGTGATGTCGCTTGTAGCAGCTCTTGCGACGTTGCTCGTGCCAGACACGGGTAAAGCTTCCCTGCCAGACACTGTGCGCCAGGCCGAGGCTATAGGAGTTTCGGAAGCCAGAACTACACAAAAAGATCGCGATGCCAATCgtcgtttaagaaaaaaacgcgctaattttaattaa
- the LOC141429606 gene encoding organic cation transporter-like protein isoform X3, producing MSESLLNGINLDKVLDRFNIFGRYHAISAVCITLSFIYNAIKVTNYIFVAEDIRYRCADINDTRGVAKESWNVSKVDDTTTLCGVAETCTQWIYDNPDSFVAEFQLACQDWKRTLVGTVHNFGYMIGLIIIGPLSDKFGRKPLAILAGVTSGVCGLAKSFASTYWIYIVFEFLEAAFGEIHSPLFMLAIEMVSTKSRVKYTMICTLGFPIGGVLFPLIYWLISYWRTFLRVLYASGLLFILAFFFLDESPRWHLTKGHIEAAVKILNKAAKINKVEIEESLEMLTYEKDDSSNFTTAITDTFKSRALLKSCLACMVWWIVAVFANYGLSINSVSLNGDKYVNYALSAAVQVPSFVITTCLMDKFNRKVVLMWSFVACGVLCVSQPFIPNNLFWLSILMYMMGKLISCMFSEVIYFFTSELFPTYTRNSMHALCSSVGRIGGIAAPLTPLLMVYWPGLPTLLFGVASLIGGLVTIIVPETGKKPLPDTVLQAEALSNTRQNDFEERQTSSRIMD from the exons ATGTCGGAGTCTCTTTTAAATGGAATTAATTTAGACAAAGTGCTGGACAGATTTAATATTTTCGGTCGTTACCACGCGATCTCCGCTGTATGTATTACTTTGTCTTTCATATACAATGCCATCAAAGTTACCAATTACATATTTGTTGCAGAAGATATCCGATATAG ATGTGCTGATATCAATGACACTCGTGGAGTCGCAAAAGAATCTTGGAACGTTAGCAAGGTAGACGATACGACAACGTTATGTGGAGTCGCAGAAACGTGTACGCAATGGATTTACGACAACCCAGATAGTTTTGTTGCAGAG TTTCAGTTAGCCTGCCAAGATTGGAAGAGAACTTTAGTGGGGACCGTACACAATTTTGGATACATGATCGGCCTTATTATAATTGGACCACTTTCAGATAA ATTCGGAAGGAAACCCTTAGCTATCTTAGCTGGAGTTACGAGTGGGGTCTGTGGACTTGCAAAAAGTTTCGCCAGCACTTATTGGATTTACATAGTATTTGAGTTCTTGGAAGCAGCATTCGGTGAAATTCACTCACCGTTATTTATGCTAG CTATAGAAATGGTTTCGACCAAATCTCGAGTTAAGTATACAATGATATGTACTTTGGGATTTCCTATTGGCGGGGTTCTCTTCCCTTTAATTTACTGGTTGATTTCTTACTGGAGAACATTCTTAAGAGTATTGTATGCATCAGGACTTCTCTTCatattagcatttttttttctggacgAAAGTCCAAGGTGGCATTTAACCAAAGGACACATAGAAGCAGCggtgaaaattttaaataaagctgCTAAAATTAACAAAGTAGAAATAGAAGAGAGCTTAGAAATGCTTACCTATGAAAAAGACGACAGCTCGAATTTTACGACGGCAATAACAGACACATTCAAATCCAGAGCCTTATTGAAATCATGTTTAGCTTGCATGGTTTGGTGGATCGTTGCAGTGTTTGCGAACTATGGATTATCAATAAATTCAGTATCTTTGAATGGAGATAAATATGTGAATTATGCCCTTTCGGCTGCAGTGCAAGTTCCGAGCTTTGTAATCACGACATGTTTAATGGATAAGTTTAATAGAAAAGTGGTATTGATGTGGTCATTCGTGGCTTGCGGGGTGCTTTGTGTAAGCCAGCCGTTCATACCAAATA ATCTCTTCTGGCTTTCCATATTGATGTACATGATGGGCAAACTAATTTCCTGCATGTTCAGCGaagtcatttattttttcacttctgaACTATTTCCTACTTACACGAGGAACTCTATGCACGCGCTCTGCTCATCTGTCGGGCGGATTGGTGGTATAGCAGCACCATTAACTCCATTATTG ATGGTTTACTGGCCTGGATTGCCTACACTGTTATTTGGCGTAGCGTCTCTGATAGGAGGACTCGTGACTATTATTGTGCCTGAAACAGGCAAAAAGCCTCTACCAGACACAGTTTTACAGGCCGAAGCTTTGAGTAACACCCGACAAAATGATTTCGAAGAAAGGCAAACTTCTTCTCGTATAATGGattaa
- the LOC141429406 gene encoding solute carrier family 22 member 1-like isoform X2, translating into MSINLLEKIDLDDVLAKFSIRGRYHVVNGLWLILGLAFNTLCYCSYVFIAEEIKYSCANDTLSLRYINKTLNWTYQVQNITSSTCSDPNPCQQWIYENPHSFVAEFQLACQEWKRTLVGPAHIFGYSVGVTLIGSFTDRFGRKPLAVITGITGAVCGLAKSFATYYWIYIAFEFLEASLGDPYLPLYTLGLEMVATKSRATYMTTCSLGLVIGGMSFPLIKWLVPYWRTCLRVMYTPGLLFILLIYLIDESPRWLLTKGKINIAVQNIENAAKIDKLEIEENLNMISYEQDVSANFTTVIADTFRSRSLLKRFFVCVVWWYTCIFVSHGLTITSVLLEGNKYVNFALVFLMRLPSSILAACVLNKFNRKGPLMSCFIACGLMCITHPFIPKDVLWLVITMFMTSKLMTGLSFTILYIFTSELFPTYTRNSMQALCSALGRVGGIIATQMPLLRAYWTGLPIVLFGVTSLVAAFATLLVPDTGKACLPDTVRQAESLDATESRTSQKKYNDSSCSRKNRTDFNE; encoded by the exons ATGTCAATAAATTTGTTGGAAAAAATAGATTTAGATGATGTTTTGGCCAAGTTTAGTATCCGTGGTCGCTACCATGTTGTCAACGGTCTGTGGCTGATCTTAGGATTGGCGTTTAACACCTTGTGCTATTGCAGTTATGTATTTATTGCcgaggaaattaaatacag CTGTGCAAACGACACGTTATCTCTGAGATATATCAACAAGACGCTTAACTGGACCTATCAGGTCCAAAATATAACCTCCTCAACATGCAGTGATCCAAATCCATGTCAACAATGGATTTACGAAAACCCCCATAGTTTTGTGGCCGAG TTTCAGTTAGCATGTCAGGAGTGGAAGAGGACTTTGGTGGGACCTGCGCATATTTTTGGATATAGTGTAGGTGTTACACTTATTGGATCTTTTACTGACAG GTTCGGGAGAAAACCTCTAGCTGTCATAACTGGGATAACGGGTGCAGTATGCGGACTTGCGAAGAGTTTCGCAACCTATTACTGGATTTACATAGCGTTTGAGTTCTTGGAAGCTTCACTTGGTGACCCTTATTTACCGTTGTACACCCTAG GTCTCGAAATGGTGGCAACCAAGTCCCGAGCAACATATATGACTACGTGCAGCTTGGGGTTGGTCATAGGTGGCATGTCATTTCCTTTGATAAAATGGTTGGTCCCATATTGGAGAACCTGTTTGAGAGTGATGTATACACCTGGGTTGCTCTTCATACTCTTAATTTACTTGATCGATGAAAGTCCAAGATGGCTGCTCACCAAAGGAAAAATCAACATAGCAGTACAGAACATAGAAAATGCTGCAAAAATAGACAAACTTGAAATAGAAGAAAACCTTAACATGATCTCGTATGAACAAGATGTAAGCGCTAATTTTACGACAGTAATAGCAGATACTTTCAGATCAAGATCTCTTTTGAAAAGGTTTTTTGTGTGCGTTGTTTGGTGGTatacttgtatttttgtaagtCACGGATTGACAATTACTTCTGTGTTACTAGAAGGCAATAAATACGTCAATTTTGCACTCGTATTTCTCATGAGGCTACCGAGCAGTATTCTCGCAGCATGTGTTTTGAATAAGTTCAACAGAAAAGGACCTCTGATGTCGTGCTTTATAGCATGCGGGTTGATGTGTATCACTCACCCGTTCATACCTAAGG ATGTTCTCTGGCTTGTTATCACAATGTTCATGACCAGCAAGCTAATGACAGGTTTATCCTTCACCATCCTCTACATCTTCACTTCTGAGCTGTTCCCCACTTATACCAGGAACTCTATGCAAGCGCTCTGTTCGGCTTTGGGGCGGGTTGGGGGAATAATTGCCACACAGATGCCTTTGCTG CGTGCGTATTGGACGGGGTTACCTATAGTGCTGTTTGGTGTGACGTCGCTTGTGGCAGCTTTTGCGACGCTGCTCGTGCCAGACACGGGTAAAGCTTGCCTGCCAGACACGGTGCGCCAAGCGGAGTCCTTAGATGCTACGGAATCCAGGACAAGCCAGAAAAAATATAACGACAGTAGTTGTTCAAGAAAAAATCGCactgattttaatgaatga